The following coding sequences lie in one Maniola jurtina chromosome 11, ilManJurt1.1, whole genome shotgun sequence genomic window:
- the LOC123869318 gene encoding F-box only protein 7, producing MNLALAESTQEKVPSLLEDILKRIRTDEKSTNLEQADIFLVLLIVLLWENGFFLMVDSKIESQCLQLIDNKYLSKWKISTGVYELTFVLGGFSGTSIKLVVCPLGTSNLITAVITHSDINPETYSVCIPMSRYIVDMEASTVPMMFHDLKHLSDTFKTRIINPLKSTLLNYYGYPSPSLVGLPEELIFTILLYLPVPDIISIARTCTKLSLLLNNECFWHKLFLRDFSNTVLKDCQDWKTLYRRMYTMHQESLHKARRLGGTLHDLMDVADYTSYIDNPMWDDIT from the coding sequence ATGAATTTGGCGTTGGCTGAAAGTACCCAAGAGAAAGTTCCATCTCTTCTTgaagatattttaaaacgaaTTCGGACTGACGAGAAATCGACTAATTTAGAACAAGCAgatatttttcttgttttacttATTGTTTTACTGTGGGAAAATGGTTTTTTCCTGATGGTCGATAGCAAAATAGAGTCCCAATGTTTACAACTAATTGATAACAAATATTTATCCAAATGGAAAATCTCTACAGGGGTTTATGAGTTAACATTTGTGCTGGGTGGTTTTAGTGGCACTTCAATTAAATTAGTGGTATGCCCACTCGGAACTTCTAATCTGATAACTGCGGTTATTACTCATAGTGACATTAATCCAGAAACATATTCAGTATGTATCCCTATGAGCCGTTATATAGTGGACATGGAGGCTTCAACCGTTCCAATGATGTTTCACGACTTAAAACATCTATCGGACACATTTAAAACCAGAATTATTAACCCACTAAAAAGCACATTACTGAACTATTATGGTTATCCCAGTCCAAGTTTGGTGGGCTTACCTGAAGAACTCATATTCACAATATTGTTGTACTTACCTGTACCTGACATCATAAGTATTGCCAGAACATGTACAAAATTAAGTTTATTACTAAATAATGAATGTTTTTGGCATAAATTGTTTCTAAGGGATTTCTCTAATACGGTATTGAAAGATTGTCAAGACTGGAAAACTTTATATAGAAGAATGTACACCATGCATCAAGAATCATTACATAAAGCGAGGAGATTAGGAGGTACTTTGCACGATTTAATGGATGTTGCTGATTATACGTCTTATATTGATAATCCTATGTGGGATgatattacttaa